A window of Candidatus Methylomirabilota bacterium genomic DNA:
CGCTGGCGCGCGAAGCCGGCCTGGCCGGGGGCGCCGCGCCGGTCGCCCTGAACGCGGCCAACGAGGTCGCGGTGTCGGCGTTCCTCGACGGCCGCTGCGGGTTCATGGACATCCCGCGTCTGATCGCGAGGGCGCTCGACACCCACGCGGGCATGGGGGTGGACAGTCTCGAGGCGTGCCTGAAGGTCGATGCGATGGTCCGCCGCTGGGCCCAGGCGGCGCTCGGCGGCGGGACCCAGTCGGCGGAGGCGTGAAAGCGTGGCGGTGGCCCTCGCCGGCGTCCTGACCCTCGCGGGTTTCTCCTGGGCGGTGAGCGGCGTGCTCGCCCAGCTCGTCTCGGGGGGCGGCCCGTCGACCGCGGTCACCTACATCGTGAGCGCCCTGGTCGCCCTGGGCGCGCTCATCTTCATTCACGAACTCGGACACTTCCTGGTGGCGAAGGCGTCGGGGGTCGGGGTGGAGCGCTTTTCGCTCGGCTTCGGGCCCCGGCTCTGGTCCATGCGTCGCGGCGAGACCGAGTACTGCATCTCGATCGTGCCGCTCGGCGGGTACGTGAAGATGGTCGGGGAGGAGGCCCACGGCGAAGAGGCGATCCATCCCGCGACCGACGTCCCGCGGGAGGTCCGGACTGATCCGCGGAAGTCCTTCGCCCTCAAGCCGCTCTGGGTCCGAGCCCTGATCGTGTTCGCCGGACCCGGGATGAACTTCGTCCTGGCCGCCGTCATCTTCTCCTTCATCTTCGCGGCCGTCGGGGTCCCGGTCTTCCCGACCACGGTCGGGCGGGTGCTGCCCGAGTCGGCGGCGGCCCAGGCCGGACTCCAGCCGGGCGACGACATCCTGGCGGTGGACGACCGCCCCGTCCGGCACTGGGGCCAGATCGAGGAGCGCGTGGCGCGCTCCGAAGGCCGGCCGCTGGCGCTGACCGTCTCCCGGGACGGAGTCCGGCGGGCGATGACCGTGACGCCCCGGCGGGTGCCCGCCCGGACGCCGTTCGGCGAGCCGACCGAGGTCTGGAGCCTGGGGACCGGCCCGTATTTCCCGCCGGTCGTGGGAGAAGTGCAGCCGGGGATGCCCGCCGCCGAGGCGGGACTCCAGCCCCGCGACCGCATCGTCGCCCTCGACGGCCGACCCGTCGGGACGTGGGACGAGCTGGCCGAGACGATCTCGAAGATGCCCGGCCGGCCGGTCGCGCTGACCATCGAGCGGAGCGGACAGCGGTTGGAGACCTCGGTCACGCCGCGGGCGGTGACCGAGCGGGATCCGTTGGGCAACGAGACCCAGGTCGGCCGGATCGGCATCGCCCGGGCATCGTCCCAGACCTTCCTCCGCTCGGATCCGATCACCGCGCTCGGGCAGGGCATCCAGCGGACCTGGGACGTGACCGCGCTGACGGTGGTGTCGATCTGGAAGCTGGTGACCGGCACCATCCCGGCGTCCAACATCGGCGGGCCGCTCCAGATCAGCATGGCGGCTGGCCAGCAGGCCCAGCAGGGCTTGGTTGCCTACGCGTTCTTCGTGGCGCTGATCAGCGTGAACCTGGCCATCCTGAACCTGCTGCCGGTCCCGATGCTGGACGGCGGCCACCTCCTCTTCTTCGCCATCGAGGGCGTGCAGGGGCGGCCCCTGTCCGTGCGCAAGCGGGAGCTGGCGCAGCAGATTGGCTTGGCCCTCCTGATGCTCCTGATGGTGTTCGCCCTCTTCAACGACCTCTCGCGGCTGCTGCCCGTCAGCAAGCTGTTCAAATAGAGGGATTCATGACGACCACTCCGGTCCAGCTCGGCCCCCGTCGCCGGGCTCGGCCCCTGCAGCTCGGCAAGGTGGAGGTCGGGGGCGACGCCCTCATCACGGTGCAGTCCATGACCAAGACCGACACCCGCAACGTCGAGGCCACCGTCGACCAGATCTGGGCGCTGGAGGCAGCCGGCTGCGAGATCGTGCGGGTCGCGGTGCCGGTCAAAGAGGCGGCCGAGAAGCTGGCGGCGATCAAGAAGCAGATCCGGATCCCGCTGGTGGCCGACATCCATTTCAACTACAAGCTCGCGCTGAAGGCGCTCGAGCAGGGAGTCGACGGGCTCCGTCTCAATCCGGGCAACATCGGCGGCAAGCAATTCGTGATGGAGGTCGTCAACCTCGCCAAGGAGCGGCGCATCCCCATCCGCATCGGCGTGAACGCCGGGTCGCTCGAGAAGGACCTCCTGGCGCGCGACAACGGCCCCACCGCCCGTGGCATGGTCGATTCGGCCCTCCGGCACATCCGGATCCTGGAGGACTGCGGCTACCCCGAGATGAAGATCTCGCTGAAGGCCTCCGATCCGGCGATGATGATCGAGGCCTACCGGCTGCTGGCCGACCAGGTGGACTACCCGTTCCATCTCGGCGTCACCGAGGCCGGGACGCCCACGATCGGCGCCATCAAGTCGGCGGTCGGCATCGGGACGCTGCTGGCGGAGGGGATCGGCGACACCATCCGGGTCTCGCTGTCGGCCGACCCCGTCGAGGAAGTGCGGGTCGGCCTCGAGATCCTGAAGGCCCTCGGGCTCCGGACGCAGGGCATCACCTTCGTCTCCTGCCCGGGCTGCGGGCGGATGGACGTGGATCTGGTGGGGCTGGCGGCGGCCGTGGAGAAGCGGCTCCAGGGGCTCAACAAGAACGTGCACGTGGCGGTGATGGGGTGTGAGGTCAACGGTCCCGGCGAGGCGCGGGGCGCCGACGTCGGCGTGGCCGGCGGCCGCGGCATCGGCCTCATCTTCCGCAAGGGCGAGGTCGTGCGGAAGGTGCCCGAGGCCCAGATCGTGGACGCGTTGTGGGAGGAGGCCCAGATCTTCCTCGCCGAGCAGGAGGCGGCGGAGAAGGCCGTCCGCGCGGACGACTAGGCGCGTGTCGGAGTAATCAGCGGCCGATGACCCCAATCACGGAATGCGTCGAGTAGCGTCAGAGCGGCGGCTTCGCCGCCGCCACCCTCCTCGGGGGAGGTTTCGGAGGGGGCCGTGGAGGCCCCCTCCGATGAACTAGGCGGCATGGGTCAGTACGAGAAGCACGTCTTCGTGTGCACGACCGGGAGCACCTGCCCGACGCAGGGTGACACCGACGCCTACGTGAAGTACATGCGCGCGGAGATCGCCAAGGCGGGCCTCCACGTCCAGATTCGGATCAACAAATCGGGCTGCTTCTCCCAGTGC
This region includes:
- the ispG gene encoding flavodoxin-dependent (E)-4-hydroxy-3-methylbut-2-enyl-diphosphate synthase, yielding MTTTPVQLGPRRRARPLQLGKVEVGGDALITVQSMTKTDTRNVEATVDQIWALEAAGCEIVRVAVPVKEAAEKLAAIKKQIRIPLVADIHFNYKLALKALEQGVDGLRLNPGNIGGKQFVMEVVNLAKERRIPIRIGVNAGSLEKDLLARDNGPTARGMVDSALRHIRILEDCGYPEMKISLKASDPAMMIEAYRLLADQVDYPFHLGVTEAGTPTIGAIKSAVGIGTLLAEGIGDTIRVSLSADPVEEVRVGLEILKALGLRTQGITFVSCPGCGRMDVDLVGLAAAVEKRLQGLNKNVHVAVMGCEVNGPGEARGADVGVAGGRGIGLIFRKGEVVRKVPEAQIVDALWEEAQIFLAEQEAAEKAVRADD
- the rseP gene encoding RIP metalloprotease RseP — encoded protein: MAVALAGVLTLAGFSWAVSGVLAQLVSGGGPSTAVTYIVSALVALGALIFIHELGHFLVAKASGVGVERFSLGFGPRLWSMRRGETEYCISIVPLGGYVKMVGEEAHGEEAIHPATDVPREVRTDPRKSFALKPLWVRALIVFAGPGMNFVLAAVIFSFIFAAVGVPVFPTTVGRVLPESAAAQAGLQPGDDILAVDDRPVRHWGQIEERVARSEGRPLALTVSRDGVRRAMTVTPRRVPARTPFGEPTEVWSLGTGPYFPPVVGEVQPGMPAAEAGLQPRDRIVALDGRPVGTWDELAETISKMPGRPVALTIERSGQRLETSVTPRAVTERDPLGNETQVGRIGIARASSQTFLRSDPITALGQGIQRTWDVTALTVVSIWKLVTGTIPASNIGGPLQISMAAGQQAQQGLVAYAFFVALISVNLAILNLLPVPMLDGGHLLFFAIEGVQGRPLSVRKRELAQQIGLALLMLLMVFALFNDLSRLLPVSKLFK